From Candidatus Nomurabacteria bacterium, one genomic window encodes:
- a CDS encoding 50S ribosomal protein L28, with amino-acid sequence MQKCEISGKGKQHGHNVSFSLRRTKKVWKPNLQTKTLFVDGKKVRVKISTSALRTLKKKGAIASTK; translated from the coding sequence ATGCAGAAATGTGAAATTAGCGGCAAAGGCAAACAACATGGTCACAATGTTAGTTTTTCACTACGCCGTACAAAAAAGGTCTGGAAACCAAACCTACAAACAAAAACACTTTTCGTAGACGGAAAAAAGGTACGTGTAAAAATCAGTACATCCGCCTTGCGCACGCTTAAGAAGAAAGGCGCCATTGCCTCAACAAAATAG
- a CDS encoding site-2 protease family protein encodes MSSISGIEIVFAIISIVTAISLHEMMHAVAGYFLGDDTAKSQGRISFNPLVHVDMFTTILLPLILLIAGAPPIGAAKPVPFNPTRLKFDEYGAALLALAGPATNFLLAVVGATSYKIAFNYGWELAASGFAIFTVVNIGFFVFNMLPVPPLDGSRVLYAFAPDSVRRLMDNLERMGILIIMFVFVFAYPLVRPLLVWANRALLNLIV; translated from the coding sequence ATGAGTAGTATTAGTGGGATAGAAATAGTTTTTGCAATAATTTCGATTGTAACGGCAATATCGTTACACGAAATGATGCATGCTGTCGCTGGTTATTTCTTGGGTGATGATACCGCAAAAAGCCAGGGAAGAATCAGCTTTAATCCCTTAGTGCATGTTGATATGTTCACAACAATACTACTACCATTAATACTGTTAATCGCAGGCGCACCACCAATTGGGGCAGCTAAACCAGTCCCATTTAACCCCACTAGATTAAAGTTTGACGAATACGGTGCAGCCCTCTTAGCTCTGGCTGGACCAGCCACAAACTTTTTACTAGCTGTTGTAGGTGCTACATCATATAAAATAGCTTTTAATTATGGCTGGGAGCTTGCTGCCAGCGGTTTTGCCATCTTTACTGTTGTTAACATAGGTTTTTTTGTATTTAACATGCTACCAGTTCCACCGCTAGATGGTTCTAGGGTGCTGTATGCATTCGCACCTGATAGTGTACGTCGCTTGATGGACAACTTAGAGAGAATGGGTATCTTGATTATCATGTTTGTATTTGTGTTTGCTTATCCGCTGGTTAGACCGTTACTAGTTTGGGCAAATAGGGCACTATTAAACTTGATTGTTTAG
- a CDS encoding ribonuclease HI family protein: MDWKQTEASTLLLKKDFESFDQAWAFMTFLAKLSRSCKVQPRLANFGEQVEVEIYNDQAAIPFIDGVNNFLTYKKSESVDVLTTQNDSSCLYCDGGSRGNPGPSASGFVIFDSHNNELARGGEFLGVTTNNQAEYHSLKAGLAKAHELGIHKIKVYMDSMLVVNQISGIYKVRNRDLWPVYEHIKSESSKFREFNISHVPRELNKVADGIVNKILDDHIKD, translated from the coding sequence ATGGACTGGAAACAAACAGAAGCTTCAACACTCCTGCTAAAAAAAGACTTTGAAAGCTTTGATCAAGCATGGGCATTCATGACCTTTTTAGCTAAACTTAGCCGTTCTTGTAAGGTACAGCCAAGACTCGCAAATTTTGGTGAGCAGGTAGAGGTAGAAATATATAATGATCAAGCCGCTATACCATTCATCGACGGAGTGAATAACTTTTTAACATATAAGAAATCAGAAAGTGTTGATGTTCTAACAACACAGAATGATAGCTCATGTTTATACTGTGATGGTGGTTCTAGGGGAAATCCTGGTCCGTCTGCAAGCGGTTTTGTGATATTCGATAGCCACAATAACGAGTTAGCTAGGGGCGGTGAATTCTTGGGAGTAACTACAAATAACCAAGCTGAGTATCACTCACTAAAAGCTGGGTTAGCAAAAGCTCACGAGCTTGGTATACATAAAATAAAAGTCTATATGGATAGTATGTTAGTTGTTAATCAGATTAGTGGCATTTATAAAGTGCGTAATCGCGATCTTTGGCCGGTATACGAACATATTAAGTCGGAGTCCAGTAAATTTAGAGAGTTCAATATTTCGCATGTTCCGCGAGAACTCAATAAAGTGGCCGATGGAATAGTCAATAAAATTCTCGACGATCACATCAAAGATTAA
- the rplT gene encoding 50S ribosomal protein L20: MRVKRGVTARRRHNNIRKATKGMQRARRSSVRLGKQAAVRSLQYAYRDRRNRKRELRGLWATRINAAARENGTTYSKLINDLKNANISLDRKILAELAAREPKAFAQLVKATK; this comes from the coding sequence ATGAGAGTTAAACGAGGCGTTACTGCACGTCGACGCCATAATAATATCCGTAAAGCGACCAAAGGTATGCAGCGCGCTCGACGCTCTAGCGTGCGTCTAGGCAAGCAAGCTGCTGTTCGCTCATTACAATATGCATATCGTGATCGTAGAAACCGCAAACGAGAATTACGTGGTCTATGGGCAACTCGAATTAATGCCGCTGCTCGCGAGAATGGAACCACTTACTCAAAGCTGATCAACGACCTAAAGAATGCAAACATTAGTCTAGATCGCAAAATCCTTGCAGAACTAGCTGCCCGAGAACCAAAAGCCTTTGCCCAGTTAGTCAAAGCCACTAAGTAA
- the rpmI gene encoding 50S ribosomal protein L35, which translates to MPKLKTHSGTKDKIRVTRNGKVIRRKANGNHNMSKKSHSRKRTLVSPKLIGGTIAKNIKKNLGVK; encoded by the coding sequence ATGCCTAAGTTAAAAACCCATAGCGGAACAAAGGATAAGATCCGAGTTACCCGAAATGGTAAAGTCATCCGCCGTAAAGCAAACGGTAACCACAATATGAGCAAAAAGAGCCACTCACGCAAGCGTACTTTAGTTTCGCCAAAACTAATCGGCGGAACGATTGCCAAAAACATTAAGAAGAACCTAGGAGTTAAGTAA
- a CDS encoding translation initiation factor IF-3, producing the protein MRVIGEDGSQLGVLSKAEAIRAAQEAGLDLVEVSSSANPPVAKIVDWGKYNYQREKQLQKNRRNAKSNELKEMRFGLKIGGHDIDVKLSKICKFLDNGSKVKLSIVLRGRELAHKELAFELADKLLDKLGQDIAVDQQPQFAGKQLTMVIRSTKNA; encoded by the coding sequence TTGCGGGTAATTGGTGAGGACGGATCACAACTAGGTGTCTTGAGTAAGGCTGAAGCAATTCGAGCGGCTCAGGAAGCCGGACTTGACCTCGTAGAAGTGTCATCAAGTGCTAACCCACCAGTTGCCAAGATCGTCGATTGGGGCAAATACAACTATCAGCGCGAAAAGCAGTTGCAAAAGAATCGCCGCAATGCGAAATCAAACGAGCTGAAGGAAATGCGTTTTGGCCTAAAGATAGGTGGTCACGACATCGATGTAAAGCTCAGTAAAATCTGTAAATTCCTGGATAACGGCAGTAAGGTAAAGCTCAGTATCGTTTTAAGAGGTCGCGAGCTAGCTCACAAAGAATTGGCTTTTGAGCTAGCCGACAAATTACTCGATAAGCTGGGTCAAGATATCGCCGTCGACCAGCAACCTCAGTTTGCCGGTAAACAGTTAACAATGGTCATAAGGAGTACAAAGAATGCCTAA
- a CDS encoding YifB family Mg chelatase-like AAA ATPase yields the protein MKSRGAISLGYECVLIDVECHISNNLPGITIVGLATRSVDESRERIRAAFSASGLELPRRKILINLAPADIAKDDSGLDFAIAAAIIGKDMAKGLGNSAYIGELGLDGILKPVRGLVGKLLEARSQGVDSVYVPEVMSEQAALVPGIKIYPIKNLRQFVSIIQGEEIQLVRSSSSKNAPKREYLLDDIVGQAHAKRALLVAAAGRHNLHMYGPPGTGKTMLAKAASELLPNLSREESLVVTHIHSLATHESDAIIDQAPFRAPHHTASDISIIGGGSHARPGEISLAHLGILMLDELPEYSKSTLEALRQPLEDKRVTVSRARVSTTYPADFMLIATSNPCPCGFYGSDKPCSCSPYEIIRYQKRLSGPIMDRIDMHIQVNAIDPEKLLENVAQKQKTVDYKKIVAGAHESQRNRNSGKLNCLLSAKQLNKFGQLSTEAKHFLDQAAHSLKFSSRAYIRIVRVARTIADLEHSEEISKNHIGEALQYRQRDSIL from the coding sequence ATGAAGTCACGTGGAGCAATTAGCTTAGGGTATGAATGCGTTCTGATTGATGTGGAATGCCATATTTCCAATAACCTACCTGGTATCACTATAGTTGGGCTTGCGACACGTTCGGTTGATGAGTCGAGAGAAAGAATCCGAGCAGCGTTTTCTGCAAGTGGACTTGAGCTGCCGCGACGGAAAATATTGATTAACCTTGCACCAGCAGATATAGCAAAAGATGATAGTGGTCTTGATTTTGCGATTGCTGCGGCGATCATTGGCAAAGATATGGCCAAAGGCCTTGGAAACTCAGCCTATATCGGCGAGCTCGGGCTTGATGGAATTCTTAAACCGGTCCGCGGGCTAGTTGGTAAACTGCTCGAAGCTCGTAGTCAAGGTGTAGACTCAGTTTATGTACCTGAGGTTATGTCCGAACAAGCTGCGCTGGTACCCGGTATTAAGATTTACCCCATAAAGAACCTAAGGCAGTTCGTATCGATTATCCAAGGAGAAGAGATCCAATTAGTCAGATCAAGCTCATCAAAAAATGCACCTAAGAGAGAGTACCTACTAGATGATATTGTGGGTCAGGCGCATGCAAAAAGAGCTTTGCTGGTGGCAGCTGCTGGTAGACATAATTTGCACATGTATGGTCCCCCAGGCACTGGCAAGACCATGTTGGCGAAAGCCGCAAGCGAACTCCTGCCAAATCTATCGAGAGAAGAGTCATTGGTGGTCACCCATATACACTCACTTGCCACACACGAGAGTGATGCAATTATCGATCAGGCGCCCTTTCGAGCGCCTCATCACACAGCAAGCGATATATCAATTATTGGCGGTGGGAGTCATGCTCGGCCAGGAGAGATAAGTTTGGCTCATTTGGGTATTCTGATGCTAGACGAGCTTCCAGAATATAGTAAATCGACTCTCGAGGCACTCCGTCAGCCATTAGAAGATAAACGAGTTACCGTTAGTCGTGCACGCGTTAGCACAACCTATCCCGCAGATTTTATGCTCATCGCGACTAGTAACCCCTGCCCTTGTGGTTTCTACGGCTCTGATAAGCCTTGTAGTTGTAGCCCATATGAGATTATCCGCTATCAGAAACGATTATCTGGCCCGATTATGGATAGAATAGATATGCACATCCAAGTAAACGCTATCGATCCGGAAAAGCTCCTCGAAAACGTGGCCCAAAAACAGAAGACCGTTGATTACAAGAAAATAGTAGCAGGTGCACATGAGTCTCAACGAAATCGCAATTCCGGTAAGCTAAACTGCTTATTATCGGCAAAACAGCTCAATAAGTTTGGCCAACTTTCGACTGAGGCTAAGCATTTCTTAGACCAAGCGGCACATAGCCTAAAATTCTCTAGCCGAGCCTACATAAGAATCGTTAGAGTAGCTAGAACTATTGCAGATTTAGAGCATTCAGAAGAAATAAGCAAGAATCATATAGGCGAAGCCCTCCAATACCGACAGCGTGATTCAATATTATGA